TATTGAGAATCTCAACTTTGGATTAAACGTTTTTGTGCTGTTAATTTgactattgattttttttttgttttttgtttcttcaggTCAGAGAGAGCTTTCGGATGAGTTCAATACCAAACTGAATCTAGATAATCAGAATGAAGCATCTGATGAAAAGATGCTCATGGAGGCAGATTATTCTTCTTCCTCAGATGATTCCTCAGAATCAGAGGAGGAGCCCATGATTGTTAATGTATGTAACTTTTCCTTATTTCTCTCTTAAAGCATATTATATTACTTACTGCTAGTTAATCTATGTTTGAAGTTAACTTTTGTGTATTATTATTAGCCACAGCCACCAAGATCTACTACTACTGGAGGATCAAGAACACTTTTTGCAGGCAATCTTGCGCTCCAAgtaaaaaaatcagatatgtAAGCATAGCACCTTCCACTAGTTTTATGGAAAGTTTTCCTTCCATTGACTTTTAAATTATTGTCCTCCATTCTATAGCGAGGAGTTCTTCCAAGAAGCTGGCCAAGTTGTTGATGTTAAATTTTCTACGGGACCTGATGGCAGTTGCAGGGGATTTAGccatattttgttttcttctcctGAAGAAGCACAGAATGTGAGAGTAACTTTTGCTATATGATTGATGGAAAAAGGATCCAAGTAATGATTTCTGATCACCTCTTTTTCTAATATAGGCGCTGGGATTTCAGGGTAGAACTTTGCTCGGTCGTCCAATTCGGCTTGACATGGCTCTCGAACGTTCATAAATCAggtaaaattgatttttaccaGTGTCTTGGAGATTTTTTGTTTGTGTAAGTATCTTAATGTGTGTTAGTAAATCTTCTCTATCAAAATTTTGTAGGTGCTTTGGTGGTATTTGAGTGGTGGGGGATGGCAGGATCTATCAAgaataaatatagatataataaCTAAGGAGGGTTACTAGTTACTTTTTAATCTTTAAGATCTGGCTAATTATGATTTAACCTAATACTTTTGAGCATCtccgttttgttttttttttttgtttatgtaagAGATCAAGGAAGAGTTCTATATTTGtgttatcatcttcttcttcttcttttttttgtcacgatgAAAATCCTTGAATTTCTTTTCACATCCGAATTTATTATCAATCTAATAATATCCACCTCCTCCGTTTACATTCGTTCTATAGCCGGAAGCCAATTATACGAGCAAcaatttcataaaggttaaaaacGAAGGTGTTGGAACTAAAGTTTTTGACAAAAACAGAAGGctgactttttttttactttccgGTGGCTTTTCAACTAGACTTTTGGTAATCGTGGCCCGGATTAATAGTTCATTGAAAAACTTGCAACTAGCACTACAATCTAGTATATTCAAATGTCAAAAACGAAATTAAATTGAATGAGAAATCATGTGATTAAATGGTAATCTTAGAATGATCAAAGCACAATCTGTGATGAAAGCGCCACAGGCCCACAAGCCACTGTGAACCGCTCCGTCCCGCTGCAAAAAACGCATTCAATATTTATAGCCAGCCACAGAATACGTTTactacatatttttaaatataaaatatatgtttattttaactttcaaagCACATTGTATTTATGGCAGAATTATTGCAAGTTTCTGTAAAGAGATTTTAACATGTAGGGCCCATAAAAAGTGGAGAAATAAAGCAAAAAAGGACAGGAGAAGAAACAATTTGGATGGGTTTTAAGCACTATTTGCGAGTCCCACGTgcacttttgtttttttttttaaccgaaaaataaaaaagaaaaagaaattagaaaccCACTTGGGGTTTGTGAGATAAGGCTGCTTTTATGGTTTGGTCCTTAGGACATTATTATCCATTGTCTTTAGTTTTAGGTTCTTAggattttttattgttatttttagatTAGGACATTTGTAAGGATTTATTGTTGAAATGATAATTATTGATGGGACTTATTCTTGGTCCttaggtaaattttttttcaagcTGTTTCATTTTCATCAGGTGCAATGTTCTTGTTCGTGTACTTTGCTCCAATCTTGCGAGGCCTATCCATACACGCCTTCGCAGTATGCGTCATCGCACTTACAGGAGATGCGAAAGAGATagaaaaatatcatcaaaactAATAACCTAAGAACAAcaccaaatcaaaaaaaatcaaatcagagACTCTAAATCAGTCTAGTAGTTAATGAATCTCAATCTGGATCTAACAGAAACCATGCGAGAAAGGCGAAGGCCCTGCTTGAGAGATGCGCGTGAGACAATCCTCAACAGCAAAACGACAGCACGTCCTCTCCATCCTTGTAACCGGAGCCGCCGGATTCGTCGGATCTCACTACTCAATCGCGCTTGGAAAACGCGGCGACGGGGTTTGTCGGATCTCACGCAAATTAAAATTTCAGAAACAACccaaaagaagagaaacattCATTTCTGTTCTCGTGCTCGGGTTCTTTGATGCCAGCTGGCACGGAAGGACGAGGAAAAAGTCCTAAACTAAGATCCATCCTACACTAGTTCACccatttttgattttcttttaggCACAATATTAATAAGGACGTGGTCCAAGGACCCTGATAATTGTGCTCTTAGTACATACATATggaaaccgaaaccaaaagTCCTTAATTAAGGACTTTACGGAACCTGAAACCGAAAATTCCTTAATTAAGGActtttggtttcggtttccgtaaatTCCTTAGCAAAccattatatacacatatataatatatacatatacatatatatacatatgtatgtaCTAAGGACCAAACTATAAGGACCTTGCAATATTGATGCTCTTAGGCCATGATTATCGGCATCCTTGAGGCGTTCCCTAAGgcaatttagatttaaaaataaataaaaaacacataataaaaaaaGGACGTTCCTTAATTAAGGACAAAAAAGTCACATCCTTGTTTCTCTCTTCTGgttgtttctctctctccctgGGTTCATCATCGTCTCCCTCACCAAACCTCTCCACCCCAATTCTCTCTCGCTTTCACATTGAATTTGCTTCTCTAGAACTGGGTTTCACGTTGATAACTAATTCTCCAATTCGATTCCGAAACAATCCATCCATGGATGAAATTGCGAAGGAAGTTAACGGCAGCGGCGACGCTAGGGATCTCCACTCGCTTCTCTCTTCGGCAAGGGATTCCTCATTCGTAACAACGGCGAACAGGTAAAACATTGTTTCACTCTTTCTCTCGATCCTGAGTTCAACGTTTGATCTCCAATTCTCCATTGATTTTAACTTGTGTTGATTCTCTAGATTATGTATATAGTGACCTTGTTTCGCGAAGATGATGTGCACAAGATGGAGACTGATGGGTCCGTTGTTTGTATCTCTGAGAAGAAGGGACAAGAAGATTCCGATGTTCAGAGACTTTTGTGGAGACGCTCGATAATAATATTCAGGAAGAAGGAAGATTTTGTGGAGATGCTCGAGAAGAACGAGAACGGATCCAAAAAGCAGCATCAGAAGGTGGAGAGAGTGAGAGTCAAGGACAACGCTTTCGTTGGGAGGTCTGTGAAGATCGATGTGGTTGATGACACTGCGTTGCTCAACGTTGTTCCTTTCTGCAAGAAAGGCAAAGATCATCATCCCAAGAGGTCGGGAGCTGCACATAGTGATGATAAGGAAGCACTAAATAAGCCGGAGAGAGGCATCAAAGTCGAGTGGCATCGGTATTCTCGGTAACCCTCTACTTATCTTTGCTTTTATCTTATCTGCTGCGTTTTATGTTGGTTGAACATGTTGAGAATAACTTTAGGTCTTAAGAAAAATTAGGTCAGTCCAGTTTTAGATCATCTAGTTCACGTTTCACCTTAAGCTATATCCTGAGCTTAAGCATATATAGTATGTGTTTGTGTCTCTATCCTTCTAACTATACTCAAGTTAGGTTTAGTGTCAATGAGTACTCTTTCCGCAGTGGTTTATTCCCCAAGTATCTATATTCAAACCATTCTAGCCTTTTTGATGTCTGTTTCCTGATCTGTTCTTCATTGATCCATTCTCTCCTCCATTCCAAAAACATATCTTTTGATAGAGgcctttttcatttcttttccaCAGGTTCTGTATCGGCTGTACTAAGATGAAACCGTGTGAATGTCTTTGTACATTGAGCCGTGACCTGGAGAAACCTGTCAAAGTCCCCTTTGTTCACACaactttttctctcttttcttagACACATCATAAAACCGTGTGAATAATACATAAGTCATTCTTCCTGTATATAGATTCTTTGGCTCAGATTGTAATAAGTTCATTGTACAATGTTCATACATATTCTATgatgtttgtaattttttttattaagagaCCTCTATAAGTCTTACCAATAATCAAAACTTTTGTGATTGTCCTTAACCATTGTCCTTAACATCgtaataatactaaaataaccTAAGGACCAAATTTTTGGTCCTACCAATAATGATGCCCTTATGTCACTTAAAGTTGATCTAAGGATCTGTAAATGGCAGAATCGTAAAAAAGATGGGTTAACTTTTCTGAAAGGAGTTTGCACCAAAAAAGAATGTGGTTTCTCTCTTTGCTACTGTCCTGCACCTAACTGCAGCTACGCTGGCGTGTACAAAAGATCTCTACAGTCATTCGATGCTAACCACAAGGATGCATGGAACCGTTTCGTGTGTGGCTTTATCCACACGCCATGTCTGAGCACAGGTTCGAAGATTGCAGTCCTTCAGGAACATAAAGATGGTTCTTTGGTTGTCCTTCAGTGTTTCGAGTTGCCACAAGGAATGTCTGTGACTGTGAATCGTATAGCTCCATCTGCTCCAGGAGTCGGGAAGTTCTCCTTTAGTTTGACCTACTCGATGGGACGTCACACTATGACATTTGGATCAAGGGAGATGAATAGGATTCAGAGAGTGAGCTTCCAAACTCCTCAGGACAACTTCATGTTAATTCCTTCCTTTTTGAATCCACCGCTTAGGTGAAGAACTTGCGTATTTGCATCCGCCGgctagaaaaagaaaaagctggtgaagaggaagaggaagaggtggAAGAGGAAGATGTTGAGGTTGAAGTTGGAAACAATGTTCGCAGATCAGCTCGTGAGAAGAAGGCTAACtccaaatatcaaaacaaaatcaagTAACCAAGgctttctccttttttttaaaaaaaaaagaaaaaaaaagaaaaggctttctccttttaatttttatatataattaggtAGTTATCTTCTCCATCTATGTTCTATTGCATGTCTCCTTTTTGTTGTGTGCTGCTGTGTTTCAAAGTTTGTAAGAACTCATGTTCCTCCTTCCTATttaagagataaaaaaaaagtaaactagTTTATTATCATATTTGCCTTAATAGTGTTCTCTGTTCAGATAACTATGTAGAATTAAGGTTTTTAGTGGTCCGCATGAGCATTGGTGTCCCTTGAGGTATCTCTTAAGCGGGGCGAGACCACGAAACACAAAGACCGAAGGAAAAAATGGAGAAAATCCTTTATATAAGGGATGTCCCTTGTCCAATCccgaacagaaaaaaaaaaaattttaaaggACTTCGCTAGTTAAGAAACTTGTGCAAATCCCACCAATGCAGATGAAGGGACTTGTTTCTAGGGATGAGTGGAAACAGATAGCAAAATCGGTAGTGTTGCAAGAATATTATGTTTTGCTACAATCTTGAGACCCCATCAACATAACTAGGTCTTCTGATAATAAGCCTGACCTCTTCACTATTAGATGTCAGAAGgcaagaaaaacaaagaaaatgataACAGTAATCTCTACATCAAGCGACCTTGTCTACCGACAAAAATCTATAGGCATAATATTAGGTTCTCTCCTTGTCAGAGACCCATCAGCATCAGCTTTATTCTTTTATGAAGAAAGCTCATCAAGCTCTGACTTTAAACAGTCCAGCTGATACATGCGTGCATCAGCTCTTTCAACTCACTTCAAGCCTTGTTTATTTGGAAAGCTCTTTGGAGGCTTCTGAAGTTCCTTAGTGAGGTTGAGGAGGACATTTATGTATTCTGTCCTCACCACTTGGATTCTCTACGaaggaaaataattttatagtactCAGAACCACATCAAAAAGTACATGATAACAAACTAATTCATACTTTAGCAAACATTGTCTAGTCTTGAGTACAAGGACCAAGACCAGTTCGCCCTAATTCTCTCGGGTACGAAGATCGAGGAGCCGTCAGCTTGCTTCTTCCTCGACGCCGGTAAGGCCTCCGGCCGCCGGCGTCGGGTCTACTGCTCCGGCATCTGTCTCTCCCCATCATCTGCTCAGTCCTCTAAGATTCTCGCGCTCTATTCTCCACCGTCTCACGCTCTGTTCTCCATGTCTCTGTTTCGTTTTCTCACCGGATTTCTTGTTGTTCTCCTCATCGTCACAGCCTCCGTCCAGATCGTAGTCACCTCCACTCCCGCCGCCGTCACCGTCCAGATCCATTCCGAGAATTATGATTCCCGCCGCCGCCGTCACCATCCATATCCATCTCCAGCTCCTCTGACTGCCGTAGCTCCACCACCGCGAGTCTATATCTCTCCTCACCTAGGAAGATTTTTCATCAGCCGTGTGCTTGTTCCTCCGCTGTTCTGTATCACCGCTTTACCTAACCGAAAGGAAGCTCCGAGAATCCTTCTCGTATGGAGACACGACTGTTCTAATGGGGTTAAACCTCCACCAACTGAAGCGCTACGTCCCTCACCCAACGATGGCTCACGCCCACTCAATTTGATTGTAGTTGTTGATTGGTTGCTCAGATGTAGGTCAGTAACATCTTGCTGGTCTCGGTACGGTAATGCCGAAGTCCGAAGTGTTGAACTGATTTCAACGTCCGCTCCGTCACGTAGCTCTTGGTGGTATCCGTCACCCGACTATTTCAAAGCCCCCTACCTCTTATCCGATGCTTACTCACACACGCTCAACAGAAACGAGTACGTTGACAGTTTGCTCAAGTTTCTTCCGGTTACAAGTTGGCCTAGACACGGTAATGTCAAAGTCCGAGCTTCTGACCCGATCAAACCGTATGCTTCGTCACCAAACTCCATTATCCTAAGCGCTTCGAAAGTGAAGTTAGAGTTGGAGATTCACCTAGTCTCTTTGGTAAGTATTGTGGATTTTAGAGCTGTTCATCTGCATTTCAATAATAAACCTAGGCTTTCAAGGCCTTTTGATACTATTGCGGTTGAGAAGGACTCTCCCGTACCCCCTTCCCAAACTCTCATGTTTGGATTTATCAACGTCGATTCCGACAATCTCAAGCTTGTTAACTCAAGCGTTTTAGGAAAACAAGTGAAGAATCATCTCTACGGGTTCCTTTTCTTTGAGCAAGTCTCTTCCTTTAACATGTCTATCTTATGTCTTTTGTACTGCATTTTGTTCATTTTACCGTCGAGACTAGCT
The sequence above is drawn from the Raphanus sativus cultivar WK10039 chromosome 7, ASM80110v3, whole genome shotgun sequence genome and encodes:
- the LOC108816963 gene encoding nucleolin 1-like isoform X1, coding for MKEMNAEQDFTGEASTSHHQKRQRRLPSTVEEEEKVGDVTEARSRTMFDLDLLDCPVCFHALTNPIFQAEAAPTAIEATNPLNEGQRELSDEFNTKLNLDNQNEASDEKMLMEADYSSSSDDSSESEEEPMIVNPQPPRSTTTGGSRTLFAGNLALQVKKSDIEEFFQEAGQVVDVKFSTGPDGSCRGFSHILFSSPEEAQNALGFQGRTLLGRPIRLDMALERS
- the LOC108816963 gene encoding nucleolin 1-like isoform X2, which gives rise to MKEMNAEQDFTGEASTSHHQKRQRRLPSTVEEEEKVGDVTEARSRTMFDLDLLDCPVCFHALTNPIFQAEAAPTAIEATNPLNEGQRELSDEFNTKLNLDNQNEASDEKMLMEADYSSSSDDSSESEEEPMIVNPPRSTTTGGSRTLFAGNLALQVKKSDIEEFFQEAGQVVDVKFSTGPDGSCRGFSHILFSSPEEAQNALGFQGRTLLGRPIRLDMALERS
- the LOC130497474 gene encoding LOW QUALITY PROTEIN: E3 ubiquitin-protein ligase SINA-like 1 (The sequence of the model RefSeq protein was modified relative to this genomic sequence to represent the inferred CDS: inserted 1 base in 1 codon); the encoded protein is MSLKVDLRICKWQNRKKDGLTFLKGVCTKKECGFSLCYCPAPNCSYAGVYKRSLQSFDANHKDAWNRFVCGFIHTPCLSTGSKIAVLQEHKDGSLVVLQCFELPQGMSVTVNRIAPSAPGVGKFSFSLTYSMGRHTMTFGSREMNRIQRVSFQTPQDNFMLIPSFLNPPLXVKNLRICIRRLEKEKAGEEEEEEVEEEDVEVEVGNNVRRSAREKKANSKYQNKIK